GCGCCGCTGGACCGGGCGATGCTGGGCATGTTCGCCGAGTTGGTGCGGTCGACGGGCACCGTGTCGGTCGCGGACGTCGGTTGCGGTCCGGGTCGGGTGACGGTGCTGCTGGCCGAGTACGGGTTGGACGCGTTCGGTGTCGACCTGTCACCGGGGATGATCGGCTATGCCCGGCAGGCGTACCCGGGGCTGCGGTTCGAGGTCGGCTCGATGCTCGACCTGGACCTGCCCGACGGCGGGCTCGGCGGGCTGCTCGCCTACTTTTCGATCATCCACCTGCCGTGGAAGCGGCGGCCGGAGGCGTTCGCCGAGTTCCACCGGGTGCTGGTGCCGGGCGGCTACCTGATGTTGGTGTTCCAGATCGGCGACGAGATCCGGCACCGCGACGAGTACGAGGGCAAGCGGATCGATCTGCGGTTCCACCGCCAGCGCCCGGCCGAGGTGAAGCGCCTGCTGGCGGACGCGGGTTTCCTGGTGCTGGTGACCGTCGAGCAGACGCCGCCGACGCCGGGTCTCCCGCCGCTGGGCATGCTGGTCGCCCGCAAGCCCTGAACCAACCGTCTCGAACCACCTGTCCCGGCCGACCGGGGTCGCGTCCCGGTCGACCGGGGTCGCGTCCCGGTCGGCAGGAACAGGGTCCGTACCGTGAGCTGCTTCAGCCGTGGTGGGTCAGGTCGCGCAGAGCGCGGTGTCGACGAGCGCGGCCCGCTCGGCGGCGACGGAATCGCTGCGTCGATGGAAGTCCTCGCCGGAGCCCTCCGGCCAGGCCTGGTCGTTGACACGCCAGGTTGTCCCTCGCCGACGAATACGGCGGTGCCGGGTGGTGCGTCGATCCGCTTGCTCTGGCCGTCGGCGCGGGCGTTCTTGGGTGGCTACGCGGTCGGGAAGCGGGGTCGATCAGAACGACACGACGATGCCGACCATCGGGGGGCGGCGTAGCCGCAGCAGGCGCGCGAACCAGTTTCCCGCCCGTGACATGACGTACCGGCGGGCCAGCAGTTCGCGGGCCATCGCCGTCCCGTCGCCGTCCAGCAACCGGGCCGTTCCCGTCATATTCGGCGCGTCCGGTGCCACCGCCCCGCGTAAGGAGCACGGCTGCACCCGAACACGCGGGTTGTTCCGGATCCGCTTGACCTTGCCCGAGCCCGCTTCGGTCACGATCCAGAGTTCGGCGCCGTGCGGTACGTGCCAGACCGGCGTGGCCACCGGGGTGCCGTCCTTGCGGTAGGTGGTCAGACTGACGTACCGGCTACGGGCGATCTCATCGGCCACGGTCACCGTGCCAGCGTAGCGAGTCGTGCCCTGGGCCTCGGCCCGCAACGTCGAGAGCAACTGGCCGGCCCGACCTGCCTGGCCCTCATCTAGTTGACGCTTGATCAAGTAGATGCTTGAATAAGTCGTGGACTCGACCGTTGAAGAGCAGCAGCTCGATACCTTGTTCACGGCGCTCAGCGATCGCACCCGGCGGGACATCATCGTGCGGCTGAGCGCGGGCGACGCGACGGTCAAGGAGCTCGCCGAGCGGTACGCCATGAGCATGCAGGCCGTGTCGCAGCACCTTCAGGTGCTTGAGCGCTCCGGTCTGATCAGCCGGGGGCGTCACCGGCAGACCCGCCCGTGCCGCCTCGAACCGGAAACGCTCACGCTCGCCGCTTCGTGGATCGAGGCGAGCCGGCGGACGTGGACCGAGCGGATGGACCGCCTGGAGACGCACCTGGCCCGCCTGCAAGAGGGTGAAGAGCGGTGAGCGATGACGAGCTCGTCTACGAGCGGGTGTTTCACGCGCCGCGTGAACTGGTCTGGCGATGCCTCACCCAGCCCGCCGAACTCGCGCACTTCTGGGGTCCCCGGGGCATGGTCACACCAATCGACGGCATCGTGGTCGAGCTTCGGCCCGGCGGCCGCTTCGAGACCCTGATGGTCGGCCCGCGCGGCAG
The sequence above is a segment of the Solwaraspora sp. WMMD406 genome. Coding sequences within it:
- a CDS encoding metalloregulator ArsR/SmtB family transcription factor; the protein is MDSTVEEQQLDTLFTALSDRTRRDIIVRLSAGDATVKELAERYAMSMQAVSQHLQVLERSGLISRGRHRQTRPCRLEPETLTLAASWIEASRRTWTERMDRLETHLARLQEGEER
- a CDS encoding PPOX class F420-dependent oxidoreductase is translated as MTVADEIARSRYVSLTTYRKDGTPVATPVWHVPHGAELWIVTEAGSGKVKRIRNNPRVRVQPCSLRGAVAPDAPNMTGTARLLDGDGTAMARELLARRYVMSRAGNWFARLLRLRRPPMVGIVVSF
- a CDS encoding class I SAM-dependent methyltransferase, encoding MSDAEFLSTTRDSYDAIVDEYVEGVKSALDEAPLDRAMLGMFAELVRSTGTVSVADVGCGPGRVTVLLAEYGLDAFGVDLSPGMIGYARQAYPGLRFEVGSMLDLDLPDGGLGGLLAYFSIIHLPWKRRPEAFAEFHRVLVPGGYLMLVFQIGDEIRHRDEYEGKRIDLRFHRQRPAEVKRLLADAGFLVLVTVEQTPPTPGLPPLGMLVARKP